TGTGAATGCAGCTTGTCGTGGGCCTCGGTAACCCAGGCGCGGAGTACGCCCGGACCCGGCATAACGCCGGCTTCTGGTGGGTGGACCGCATCGCGGAGCGTCATCGCGCCGTGTGGCGCGAAGAGCCCAAGTTCCACGGTGCGGTCGCGCGGGTGGTCGACGGGGAAGCGGACGTGTGGCTGCTCAAGCCGTTCACCTACATGAACTTGAGCGGCCGGGCGGTCGGCGCCATGGCCCGGTTTTACAAGATCGCACCCGAACGCCTCCTGGTGGCCCATGACGAGCTGGACTTCGCCCCCGGAACGGTGAAGCTCAAGCGCGGCGGCGGCGTGGCCGGGCATAACGGGCTCAAGGATATCGCTGCGCACCTCGCGACCCCGAACTTCTGGCGGCTTCGCATTGGCATCGGCCACCCCGGTGTAGGCAGCGATGTGGCCGCCTACGTGCTGAGTCCCCCGCGCAGCGAGGAGCTGGGGGCCATCGAGCAGGCGATCGCACGGGGGCTGGAGGTCTGGCCCCTCCTCGCTCGGGGGCAGATGGAGGCGGCGATGCAGAAGTTGCATACCAAGAGGTGAAGGATGGGTCGTGGGGGGTGAGAACCGAATGGCGAACAGGCGATAAGGAGCGGCAACCGGTGAGCGGCAGGCGTGCCCCGTCATTCACCCTTTAACCATTCACTCTCTGCCAAGCATGGGACTCAAATGCGGTATCGTGGGACTGCCGAACGTGGGCAAGTCCACCCTGTTCAATGCGCTTACGCGGGCGTCCATCCCCGCGGAGAACTATCCCTTCTGCACCATCGATCCCAACGTGGGCGTGGTGGAAGTGCCGGATCCGCGGCTGGCGCAGCTCGCCGCCATCGTCAAGCCGCAGAAGGTGGTACCGGCCATCGTGGAGTTCGTCGACATCGCGGGGCTGGTGGCAGGGGCTTCCAAGGGCGAAGGGCTGGGCAACCAGTTCCTGGCCCATATCCGCGAAACCGACGCCATCGCCCACGTGGTGCGTTGTTTTGAAAACGAGAACGTGACCCACGTGGCGGGCAGGGTGGACCCCATTGCCGACGTGGAGACCATCAACACGGAACTCGCGCTGGCGGACCTCGCGACGGTGGAGAAAGCGCTTGCCCGCCACCAGAAGCCGGCCAATGCCGGAGACAAGGAGGCGCGCAAGCAGGTGGCGGTGCTGGAACGGCTCCGGGAACACCTGAACCAGGGTTCGCCCGCCCGCAGCCTCGCGCTCGCAGAGGAGGAGCGGGGGCTGGTCAAGCCCCTATGCCTGCTCACCCTCAAGCCGTTACTGTACGTGGCCAACGTGGACGAAGGCGGCTTCGGCGAAAACCCGCTGCTGCGACGGCTGGAAGCTTACGCAGCAAAAGAGGGGGCGCCGGTGGTGCCCTTGTGCGCGGCGCTGGAAGCGCAGATCGCTGATCTGTCAGACGAAGACAAGATGGTGTTTCTGACCGAGCTGGGCCTCGCGGAGCCGGGCTTGAACCGCCTCATCCGCAGCGCTTACGCGCTCCTGGGGTTGCAGACCTACTTCACCGCCGGACCCAAGGAAGTGCGCGCGTGGACCATCCACCGCGGCGACACCGCGCCCCGGGCGGCGGCGGTCATTCACACCGACTTCGAACGCGGCT
The sequence above is a segment of the Pelomicrobium methylotrophicum genome. Coding sequences within it:
- the pth gene encoding aminoacyl-tRNA hydrolase, whose translation is MQLVVGLGNPGAEYARTRHNAGFWWVDRIAERHRAVWREEPKFHGAVARVVDGEADVWLLKPFTYMNLSGRAVGAMARFYKIAPERLLVAHDELDFAPGTVKLKRGGGVAGHNGLKDIAAHLATPNFWRLRIGIGHPGVGSDVAAYVLSPPRSEELGAIEQAIARGLEVWPLLARGQMEAAMQKLHTKR
- the ychF gene encoding redox-regulated ATPase YchF; this encodes MGLKCGIVGLPNVGKSTLFNALTRASIPAENYPFCTIDPNVGVVEVPDPRLAQLAAIVKPQKVVPAIVEFVDIAGLVAGASKGEGLGNQFLAHIRETDAIAHVVRCFENENVTHVAGRVDPIADVETINTELALADLATVEKALARHQKPANAGDKEARKQVAVLERLREHLNQGSPARSLALAEEERGLVKPLCLLTLKPLLYVANVDEGGFGENPLLRRLEAYAAKEGAPVVPLCAALEAQIADLSDEDKMVFLTELGLAEPGLNRLIRSAYALLGLQTYFTAGPKEVRAWTIHRGDTAPRAAAVIHTDFERGFIRAEVIAFADFIACGGEQGAKDAGKLRLEGKDYVVQDGDVIHFRFNV